Within the Eucalyptus grandis isolate ANBG69807.140 chromosome 1, ASM1654582v1, whole genome shotgun sequence genome, the region ACAAATTGTATCTCCatctgttttctctttttgcgTATGTATATTCAGCATAGGGATGATTCTTAGAGTTCATTTCAGTTTTTGAGAATCCAGAATAGACAGTTGCATGCACTCTGTATTGTGTCAAGTTCTGGCAAACTGTAATAATTCCAAGGTGTTTATGTGGGGAAGAAGGCTGAGAAAATCCTGTTATGTCAACTCTTATTTTATGTCAATTATAACCTTTTCTTCGCATGAAAATTTGGCTGCCCACTGTGACGTATGAATGCTTAACAGGTTATAGCAAACTTTAGCGCGACTTGGTGTGGTCCTTGTAGAGTGATTGCGCCTTTCTACTCTGAGTTATCTGAGAAGCACCCTTCCCTCATGTTTCTTCTTGTCGATGTGGATGAACTAACTGTAAGTATGACTTTCATCTCTCGGACCTTGCAACCCGCGGCTCGGATGAGAAATTTGCCTAGTTATGTGCCGAATGTACCGACCGTGGCTCTTGTTTATTTCACAGGAGTTCAGCACATCTTGGGACATTAAAGCAACCCCtaccttcttctttcttaaagACGGGAACCAAGTCGACAAGCTCGTGGGCGCCAACAAGCCAGAGCTTCAGAAGAAGATAACCGCGATTCTAGACTCGATCGATCAAAGTCAGAAATGACGACGGGTTGCTAGAGGTGGGGGAGAACAAAGCTAAgccattttgaaattttgtcgAACCACGTACATGCAGGTCTCCATGTTGTAAAATGCTTGCACG harbors:
- the LOC104432735 gene encoding thioredoxin H9 isoform X3, which codes for MGQCVTKILCCSWCFQQEIKDDESNQHIDFASGNVHLITTKESWDEKLSQAIKDGKIVIANFSATWCGPCRVIAPFYSELSEKHPSLMFLLVDVDELTEFSTSWDIKATPTFFFLKDGNQVDKLVGANKPELQKKITAILDSIDQSQK
- the LOC104432735 gene encoding thioredoxin H9 isoform X4; translation: MGQCVTKQEIKDDESNQHIDFASGNVHLITTKESWDEKLSQAIKDGKIVIANFSATWCGPCRVIAPFYSELSEKHPSLMFLLVDVDELTEFSTSWDIKATPTFFFLKDGNQVDKLVGANKPELQKKITAILDSIDQSQK